The sequence below is a genomic window from Pseudorca crassidens isolate mPseCra1 chromosome 20, mPseCra1.hap1, whole genome shotgun sequence.
CTGAAGTCACACTCTGGTGCAGTATACTGACTCAGCTTGCTGGACACAGAGGAGGGGAAGGACATTTTCAACAAAGGGAACAGTATGTGCAGAGTGTAGAGGTTTGAAGAGCACTGTGAGTTCGGGGAAACTGCAGAAGATCCATTTAGCTGGGgcagaaaatgcagaaaaacgATGGTGGATGGTTGGGTGAGACTGGGCTGAGGAGCTAAGACTCTCTCCTGGGGACCCTGGGGAGCCATGGGGGGCTGTGAGCAGGGGAAGGTCAAGGTCAGCTCTGAGTGTGGAAAGATCCCTCTGGGTGTATGCGAGGGACAGGCTGGAGGCGGAGgctgggttgagggtccaggAGGGAGTGGATAAGAGCCGTGGGGGGCCGAGGACTGGGGCATGGGGTTGGAGAGGAGGGAAtccagaggcagaggaggaatAAATGGCTTGGGGCTCTCAGGATGAGAGGTCAGAGATCAAAGGTCAGGCCGATAGGGCTTAGGAGGTAGATGTCCCTGGTCAAGGATCTGAAGTTCCCCAGTGGATGTCAGAACGAGAAACCAGAGATAAAGTGTTGGGGGTTTCAGGGTGATGGGGTTCTAGAAGTGGGTAGACCCTGGTCAAGGGTCGGAGGTCAAAGGTCATGAATCTGGTTAACGGGCTTAACGTTCTCAGGATGAAGGTGTCAAAAAGGTCCGGGTCatggtgtgtgtggggagcagGGGTCGGTTCGCGTACCCGGCTCGTAGTGGCCGTAGGTGGCGTTGCGCAGCTCCTCCCAACCCACACGCCCGTCGCGGTCTGTGTCGTACGTGTTCCAGGCTGCGCTCACTGAGTCCCGTATGTGCCGCTGCTGCGTGTGTGCGATCCACGCGCGGAGCTCGGCCAGCGACACccagccgtccccgtccccggcGCGGTCCATGCGGTCCACGATGCGCCTGCGAGCCGGGGCGGGGCACACGTCAGTCTCGGGCCCCGCCGACCCCCGGGTCCCGCCTTCTTCCAGGAACTCGAGACACACCCCCACATAGGGCTGAAAATGTTGTCCCTGAGTCGCCAGCAAATTGGGAGGAGGCGCCTGTCAATCCCGGTACCACGCCCTCCTCAGGGCTCTGCCCCCCCTTAATCCAGGGTCCGCTCCCAGAGGCAATAACGCCCTTTCCGAGACGCGGCGGGCCTGTGGCTGGCACTGCGGTCCACGACATGCTCGCTTGGGTAAAGGACCTATGACAATCCAGGGTCTCACTCTCCACTCTGGCCTGCACGTGCTCCATCTCTAGCTTGAAcgagctggggaggggggcagggggcagggagtcACACCGTGCCCCTCGCCCGCAGATTCCCTGTCCCAAGACTCACTCTGAACTCCGATTGCCACGGCTACAGACTCTCCAGACCTCTTGCCgtctcaggccccgcccccttcccctgGCTCTGCCAGTCTACAGAACCTCTAGCCCCTCTAGCCCCGGCCTCTGCTCGGCCCCCTCCCGGGCTGCGAGCGTCAATTTCAGGCCCGTATCCCTGCAGCCCCGAGGTATGCTGCGACTCGCCCCTTTTCTCTAGTCTTTCCCAGCCGTTATCAGGCTTTGCCCCAACCATCAGCCCCAACACTGCAGGCTCGGCTTCCACCCGTTCCTCCCCGTGCTCCAGCCTGATCCTGTACACCTCCATGTCACATGTCAAGCCCTTTTAGGCCCCCACCTCATGCCCCGTCTCTCGAGCCACGCCTCTCGGCTCCCAGgtcccatccctctcccctggcAATGCCCCGTCATTGGTCTGTGTTCTCGCCCAAGCGCTAACACAGGCCACGTGGAGCCCTTCTTCCTGTCACCGTCCCGAAATCCCCGCAAACCAGTCCCCAGAATTGAATTTGAGATGGCCCTGCCCAGGTCGCTGATCCCTTCCTCCCTCGCTAGGCTGTCTCTGCTCTGTTTCGTAGGGGTCCGGCTACCCTGAGGTTCCAGCGGTGGTTAAGAGTTTGGGCTCTAGAGCCAGACAtttaggttcaaatcctgccacctcttcttgctggctgtgtgaccgtgggcaagtcacttaccctgtctgtgccttagtttccccctctgtaaaatggggataaataaCAGAACATACCTCATAATCCGTGTGGGGATTAAACGACTTAAATCTCGTAAAGCACTTTGAACAGCTCCAGGCATTGTATTATGTGTAAGTCTATCACTGCTTTTCCTCCCCCGTCCTTTCTACACCCAACCCCATCCATGCACAATATCCCAGCCAGCAGACCTGGCCACCACCGCTATCTCCACCCTGAATCTGGTGACCCTAGTCTCTTCTCTCCCACCTGGAAGACTGCAGTCACTTCCTCACTGGGCTCCCTGCTTCTTGCTCGCTATAGTCTGTGCCCTGCATGGCAAGAGGGATCCTGTTAAAGCCTAAGTCAGCTCACGTCCTCCTTCTGCTCAGAGCCATCCCACAGCCCTTATCTCACTCAGAGAAAAGCTTAAAACTTCACTGTGGCCCCAAAGGCCCTGCACAACCTGACCCCTTTGTTCTCTCTGCCACTACCTTCTACTCTCTCCCTCCACTCACTGGGTTCCAGTCACATAGGTCTCACTGTTCTTCAGACACATCAGGCACATCAGGCCCGATtctgcttcagggcctttgcacttacagttccctctgcctggaatgctatTCCCCCATACACCCACGTGTCTCATATATTACCCTCTCATCGAGGCCTCCCCTGACCTCCTCCCTCTTTAGAATTACAACCCTGAAtcctcctccccctccatctctctcctaCCCCAGACGGGCTTGGCTTTCCTCTGGGGTGAGTTGGTCGAATTCCTTGGCCACTTCTCGTCCCAGAAAAGCCTCATGATCATATTGGAAGTTCCCGTGAGCGTCATCATGAGTGGCCTCGCTCAGGGGGGCCGCGTGGTGCACCCTCCCCTGGCCATGAGGGCCGGCGTCAGGGGATGGCTTTCCCTGGGCTCCGCGCCtgagcagcaacagcagcagcagaagtgaCGGTTGCCACATCATCAGTCCCTGAGGAGTGGTGGAGGCTAGGAGTCAGGGGTCACAGAGAACAGGACAGAGACGAGACAggaggatggggatgggggagccTAGGACAGGACAGAGAGTTGGTAGCTGGCTGCAAAGTTTTGAGCTCAAGAAGGgacaggaaggggagaagggaggcgGGGTTCTCTGAGGTTAAGCCAGCTGTGGGGACCGAATCCTCTGAGGAAGTCCCAGAGGCGTACCAGGGCCGCAAGTGGGGAGGATTCAAGCGGGAGACGTGGCGCAATTCCCAAGCATAGTTCAGGGCGGGGTCGTGGCCAGAAAGAAATCATGCAGGCCCCCGGGCATCGCTTTCAGCTTGGTCCCCAATCCTCCACCCAAGTGGACCCGAACCGTCCTCGCTGGGCAGGGCAGCCGCCCCCGCCTCCCTTTACCCGGTCAGGCAGCTTCACTTCGCTCTCTAAATTCCACTCCGAGTTCTCCAAAAAGATGCCCAATTTGGCTGCTCTCCAGCCAGGCCCCGCCTCCTGCAGCGCAGAGGCCCGCCCTCCTACCAATGAGCGCTCTTGAGGGCCTCATGGGGCGGGGCCGATGAGAGCTGGGCGGGCCAAGGGCGCCCCTCGCCACGTCCACAAAGGAAAGAGCAGCCCCTTGAGGTTCGCCCCGCCCCTTCCCAGGGCTGGCGGGGTGGGCAACACCGGAGTGACAAGGCCGGGGGAACTACAACTCCCGGCAGGCGTCGGGGCGCCGTGCCCGACCACCTGCAGTTGTTCTAGCTCCAAAGCCTCACGGGAAGTGTAGTTTTATCTTCCCCTTTGTCCGCAAGTTTTAGGAAGGAAGGGAAGCAAGAAGCCTGAGGAGGCTTTCCTTTCCCTCAAGGAGGGAATAACTCTTCCGTTCCTCCAAGG
It includes:
- the RCN3 gene encoding reticulocalbin-3 isoform X2 codes for the protein MISFWPRPRPELCLGIAPRLPLESSPLAALGLMMWQPSLLLLLLLLRRGAQGKPSPDAGPHGQGRVHHAAPLSEATHDDAHGNFQYDHEAFLGREVAKEFDQLTPEESQARLGRIVDRMDRAGDGDGWVSLAELRAWIAHTQQRHIRDSVSAAWNTYDTDRDGRVGWEELRNATYGHYEPGEEFHDVEDAETYKKMLARDERRFRVADQDGDSMATREELTAFLHPEEFPHMRDIVIAETLEDLDKNKDGYVQVDEYIKPGEEEPAWVQTEREQFRDFRDLNKDGKLDGSEVGHWVLPPAQDQPLVEANHLLHESDTDKDGRLSKAEILDNWNMFVGSQATNYGEDLTRHHDEL
- the RCN3 gene encoding reticulocalbin-3 isoform X1, with the protein product MISFWPRPRPELCLGIAPRLPLESSPLAALGLMMWQPSLLLLLLLLRRGAQGKPSPDAGPHGQGRVHHAAPLSEATHDDAHGNFQYDHEAFLGREVAKEFDQLTPEESQARLGRIVDRMDRAGDGDGWVSLAELRAWIAHTQQRHIRDSVSAAWNTYDTDRDGRVGWEELRNATYGHYEPGEEFHDVEDAETYKKMLARDERRFRVADQDGDSMATREELTAFLHPEEFPHMRDIVIAETLEDLDKNKDGYVQVDEYITDLYSAEPGEEEPAWVQTEREQFRDFRDLNKDGKLDGSEVGHWVLPPAQDQPLVEANHLLHESDTDKDGRLSKAEILDNWNMFVGSQATNYGEDLTRHHDEL